Proteins from a genomic interval of Halopseudomonas litoralis:
- the gloA gene encoding lactoylglutathione lyase → MRLLHTMLRVGDLEKSIAFYTEVLGMTLLRRKDYPDGRFTLAFVGYGNEAENSVLELTHNWDTPSYDLGNGYGHIAIEVNDVYKACEQIKSSGGKVVREAGPMMHGSSILAFVEDPDGYKIELLSPSRGD, encoded by the coding sequence ATGCGTTTACTGCATACCATGCTCCGTGTGGGCGATCTGGAGAAATCCATTGCGTTCTATACCGAAGTGCTGGGCATGACCCTGCTGCGCCGCAAGGATTATCCCGATGGGCGTTTCACCCTGGCCTTCGTCGGTTACGGCAATGAGGCGGAGAACTCGGTGCTGGAGCTGACGCATAACTGGGATACGCCCAGCTATGATCTGGGCAATGGTTACGGTCACATCGCCATCGAAGTGAACGACGTGTACAAGGCCTGCGAGCAGATCAAGTCCAGCGGTGGCAAGGTGGTGAGAGAAGCCGGCCCGATGATGCATGGATCCAGCATTCTGGCTTTCGTCGAAGATCCGGATGGTTACAAGATCGAGCTGCTGTCGCCCAGTCGGGGAGATTGA